A genome region from Chlorobaculum tepidum TLS includes the following:
- a CDS encoding L,D-transpeptidase family protein, producing the protein MLWFALMPVISMVLPLQAYAAENTASRELPDQAVKTYLKSYLDRLDRLDASSSSGRIEIDGQLQRFYKALDYRVAWTNRKAIARLVELVGECESDGLNPSDYHYDQIKEFAANPPGSPALKAKADLLMTDALFSLMSHLRSGKVMPRALDSNWNLPVPKPAANYDQMLMTAVMGSKFPEMISVLRNPSPEYVLLRKNLLRYRKIAENGGWQPVYQGPNIEKVGQVDKRMPLIRQRLILSGDLAADKLVAPADSSLSSAAPVPSDQVYTQELFDAVLAFQQSHGLSADGIIGLETLNAMNYPAELRADQIRVNLERERWYGGILGGTYVMVNIPAFSLKYVKDNEVRWKSRVIVGKPDTQTPIFAAQIQSVTFNPHWVIPPGILSKEAIPAIRKDIGYLAKHQLTVVDSNGKPVDPSRVNWYSDGGFPYRLVQASGDDGSLGRIKFNMPNRFMVYMHDTPTKPLFERSMRAYSHGCVRVDRPYELAEQLMRDSKNWSLSKIEAAINTGKTRTIPLTVKVPVYFFYQTAFADGNKIGFRNDIYDRDKKLLDALNSNQWGRSVEEATR; encoded by the coding sequence TTGCTCTGGTTCGCGCTGATGCCGGTCATCAGCATGGTATTGCCGCTTCAGGCCTACGCCGCTGAAAACACTGCCTCTCGTGAACTTCCTGACCAGGCGGTCAAGACGTATCTGAAGAGTTATCTCGACCGTCTCGACCGTCTGGATGCCTCTTCCTCTTCTGGCCGCATTGAAATTGATGGTCAGTTGCAGCGGTTTTACAAAGCACTGGATTATCGTGTCGCATGGACCAATCGCAAGGCTATTGCCCGCCTTGTTGAGCTTGTCGGCGAGTGTGAAAGTGACGGGCTCAATCCCTCCGATTACCATTACGACCAGATCAAGGAATTTGCGGCAAATCCTCCCGGATCGCCGGCATTGAAAGCGAAGGCCGATCTTTTGATGACCGACGCCCTGTTTTCGCTGATGTCGCACCTGCGCTCGGGCAAGGTTATGCCCAGGGCGCTCGATTCGAACTGGAACCTCCCGGTCCCAAAGCCAGCCGCGAACTATGACCAGATGCTGATGACAGCGGTCATGGGGAGCAAGTTTCCCGAGATGATCTCGGTGTTGAGGAACCCGTCGCCCGAGTATGTGCTTCTGCGCAAAAATCTTTTACGCTACCGGAAGATCGCTGAAAACGGCGGATGGCAGCCGGTATACCAGGGGCCCAATATTGAAAAAGTCGGCCAGGTCGATAAGCGTATGCCGCTTATCCGCCAGCGTCTCATCCTGTCGGGTGACCTTGCGGCCGATAAGCTTGTCGCCCCGGCAGACAGTTCCCTATCCTCCGCTGCTCCTGTGCCTTCCGATCAGGTTTACACCCAGGAGCTGTTCGATGCCGTGCTGGCCTTTCAGCAAAGTCACGGACTGTCAGCTGACGGCATCATAGGCCTTGAAACTCTTAATGCCATGAACTATCCTGCCGAATTGCGGGCCGATCAGATTCGTGTGAATCTCGAACGGGAGCGCTGGTATGGCGGTATTCTGGGCGGCACGTATGTGATGGTGAACATCCCGGCATTTTCGCTCAAATATGTCAAGGATAACGAGGTTCGCTGGAAGTCGCGGGTTATCGTCGGAAAGCCCGATACACAGACACCGATTTTTGCCGCCCAAATACAATCTGTCACTTTCAATCCCCACTGGGTGATTCCTCCGGGTATTCTGTCGAAGGAGGCCATTCCGGCGATCAGGAAGGATATCGGCTACCTCGCAAAGCACCAGTTGACTGTTGTGGACAGCAATGGCAAACCGGTTGATCCGTCCCGGGTCAACTGGTACAGTGATGGTGGATTCCCGTACCGGCTGGTTCAGGCTTCGGGTGATGACGGCTCGCTGGGCAGAATCAAGTTCAACATGCCCAACCGTTTCATGGTCTACATGCACGACACGCCGACCAAGCCGTTGTTTGAACGCAGCATGCGGGCTTACAGCCACGGATGCGTCAGGGTTGACCGGCCTTACGAACTTGCCGAGCAGCTGATGCGTGATTCCAAAAATTGGAGCCTATCGAAGATCGAGGCCGCTATCAATACTGGTAAGACGCGCACGATACCTCTTACAGTCAAGGTCCCGGTCTATTTCTTTTACCAGACCGCTTTTGCCGATGGAAACAAAATTGGCTTCAGGAATGACATCTATGACAGAGACAAAAAGTTGCTCGATGCCCTTAACAGCAACCAATGGGGCCGTAGTGTAGAGGAGGCCACGCGATAG
- a CDS encoding murein L,D-transpeptidase catalytic domain family protein, with protein MKKRGIALTLMLFMALPATSRSVTLDDQPIARRMSLAINSIEQNSDIDPQALRLALQGYFNLKRQGLIRREGLITLIDFDKPSDCKRLFIIDINSGTVIQTALVAHGRGSGDIMATSFSNQPGSNKSSLGFYLTENTYIGNNGYSLVLKGLDQGINDKAEQRGIVIHGADYVSEEYIRQKGRLGRSLGCPALSMDQCREVIDLIKDGTCLFIYHQGEDYASRSVVLNPKLALGSGKSKNPA; from the coding sequence ATGAAAAAAAGAGGAATCGCATTGACGCTGATGCTGTTCATGGCTTTGCCTGCGACCAGCCGCTCAGTTACCCTTGATGACCAGCCGATAGCCCGGCGAATGTCTTTGGCCATCAACTCCATCGAACAGAACAGCGACATTGATCCACAAGCCCTTCGACTTGCCCTGCAGGGCTATTTCAATCTGAAACGCCAGGGGCTTATCCGCCGTGAAGGCCTCATCACGCTCATCGATTTCGACAAACCTTCTGACTGTAAACGTCTTTTCATCATCGATATCAATAGCGGAACCGTCATTCAGACTGCGCTTGTTGCCCACGGCAGAGGGAGCGGTGATATCATGGCGACCAGTTTCTCTAATCAACCCGGTTCGAACAAGAGCAGTCTCGGATTCTATCTGACCGAAAATACCTACATCGGCAATAACGGTTACTCCCTTGTGCTGAAAGGTCTCGATCAGGGAATCAACGACAAAGCCGAACAGAGAGGCATCGTGATCCACGGTGCGGATTATGTTTCAGAAGAGTATATACGGCAAAAAGGTCGTCTTGGCCGCAGCCTGGGGTGCCCTGCATTGTCGATGGATCAGTGTCGGGAGGTGATCGATCTGATCAAGGACGGCACCTGCCTCTTCATTTATCACCAAGGGGAGGACTATGCTTCCCGTTCTGTTGTACTCAATCCCAAACTTGCGCTTGGCAGCGGGAAGAGTAAAAATCCTGCATAA
- a CDS encoding SIMPL domain-containing protein — translation MNGYSGFRRVTIMTLALLGSSLPAASLQAGETGISVSASSTVTYNPDTAEFTTTVESTDKDAAKAAAKVATLWSSLQQALRKVGISSADASSTSYTVSPEWEWNSANGKREFKGYKARHVVRVVVRDLGKLGGAIDAVVGAGSGTVDGLSYSSSRFESLRTQALENAVKSAKHDAEVMARAAGGRLGQPLELQYGQPQSDYPVMRFAMAEGFKAAPAPTDVEPGEQKLTVSVSSRWQFVSGSGK, via the coding sequence ATGAACGGATATTCTGGTTTCCGGAGAGTGACGATCATGACGTTGGCGTTGCTGGGGAGCAGCCTTCCCGCTGCTTCGCTTCAGGCAGGTGAGACCGGTATTTCGGTTTCGGCATCGAGCACGGTGACTTACAATCCTGATACGGCTGAATTCACGACGACAGTTGAATCGACCGACAAGGATGCGGCCAAAGCCGCGGCAAAGGTCGCAACGCTCTGGAGTTCGCTCCAGCAAGCGTTGCGCAAGGTCGGGATTTCTTCTGCTGACGCCTCTTCGACAAGTTACACGGTGAGCCCCGAGTGGGAATGGAACAGTGCGAATGGTAAAAGGGAGTTCAAGGGATACAAGGCCCGGCATGTCGTCAGGGTTGTGGTGCGTGATCTCGGCAAGCTTGGCGGCGCGATCGACGCGGTGGTCGGCGCGGGATCTGGTACGGTCGATGGACTCAGCTACTCCTCCTCCAGATTCGAGAGCCTCCGCACACAGGCGCTGGAAAATGCCGTGAAGAGTGCAAAGCATGATGCCGAGGTGATGGCTCGCGCCGCTGGCGGGCGTCTTGGCCAGCCTCTGGAGCTTCAGTACGGTCAGCCGCAATCCGACTATCCTGTGATGCGCTTTGCGATGGCCGAAGGGTTCAAGGCGGCTCCGGCGCCTACCGACGTCGAGCCGGGCGAGCAGAAACTCACGGTGTCGGTCAGCTCCCGCTGGCAGTTCGTTTCGGGAAGCGGGAAGTAA
- a CDS encoding DUF2278 family protein has protein sequence MPLFDGYGVLAGSLLRYSCDNRQDESHYYHCSLLVRARAAVYRCVVDLDSKHHRDGIQWKVVDLPQMQSQALKACEDGWHSLAMDEASGALDYYRSEWLGPSKECVRAGREASAGKYCWKYGNGHDAFRDLEPLLRCGRRIFVFGEPFRNGKGVHNIHQNQGDPPGSRWAAENGPWQDGAVMVERPDASVAAFLSKFSTQRFCVDEVCA, from the coding sequence ATGCCACTGTTTGACGGTTATGGTGTTCTTGCGGGGTCGCTGCTCCGGTATAGCTGCGATAACCGTCAGGATGAATCGCACTACTATCACTGTTCGCTTCTGGTGCGGGCGCGGGCTGCCGTCTATCGCTGTGTGGTGGATCTGGACAGCAAGCATCACCGCGACGGCATTCAGTGGAAGGTCGTCGATTTGCCACAGATGCAGTCGCAAGCACTGAAAGCGTGCGAGGACGGGTGGCACAGCCTTGCCATGGACGAAGCTTCGGGAGCTCTCGATTACTACCGGAGCGAATGGCTCGGCCCATCGAAGGAGTGTGTCCGCGCCGGGCGCGAAGCGTCGGCGGGCAAGTATTGCTGGAAGTATGGTAACGGGCACGATGCGTTTCGCGACCTCGAACCGCTGCTGCGGTGCGGGCGCAGAATCTTTGTCTTCGGCGAGCCGTTTCGCAACGGCAAGGGGGTACACAATATCCATCAGAACCAGGGCGACCCGCCTGGCAGCCGGTGGGCAGCGGAGAACGGCCCGTGGCAAGATGGTGCGGTAATGGTCGAGCGACCGGACGCATCAGTGGCGGCATTTCTCAGCAAGTTCAGCACCCAGCGGTTCTGCGTTGATGAAGTGTGCGCTTGA
- the tkt gene encoding transketolase yields the protein MTRTRSIDEEAVATIRLLAVDMVEKAKSGHPGLPLGAAPMAYTLFTKIMRFNPANPEWPNRDRFVLSAGHGSALLYSMLHLCGYGLGMDELKQFRQLGSRTPGHPEYGHTPGVETTTGPLGQGIATAVGMAAAERFLATKLNTAERALIDHFTYVICGDGDLMEGISSEASSLAGHLRLGRLICLYDSNHISIEGSTGLAFTEDVARRYEAYGWHVLSHIDGNDLAAIEQAVRNAQEIDDRPSLIIVNTTIGYGSPHKQGTASAHGEPLGPEETKLVKQAFGFDENESFVVSDRVYDHFHAIAERGAALEAEWQTQWQSFRQEEPGLASALTDLLAGRFPESWLPEMPKFTTGEKLATRQASKSVLAKIAEKAPLLAGGSADLAPSNGTLIGAAFEAGSYGGSTFHFGVREHAMGALVNGMALSKMMIPYGATFLVFADYMKPALRIAAMMQSPSIFIFTHDSIGLGEDGPTHQPIEQLAMLRAMPGFDVYRPADANETAAAWLLALKRRKPAALVLTRQGLPVLDDADGRLRNGVTKGGYVLAEWADTDDDDDRRIIIVATGSEVHPALEAKTLIEQEGFAARVVSMPSRELFAEQPAEYRAAVLPPTVRARAVVEAAATFGWHDIAGDGGIVIGIDRFGMSAPSSQVMEHFGFTAENIAARALELLNRK from the coding sequence ATGACACGCACCCGTTCCATCGATGAAGAGGCCGTCGCCACCATCAGGCTTCTGGCGGTCGATATGGTAGAAAAGGCCAAATCGGGCCACCCTGGACTGCCGCTTGGTGCGGCTCCGATGGCGTACACGCTCTTTACCAAAATCATGCGGTTTAACCCCGCCAATCCGGAGTGGCCGAATCGCGACCGCTTCGTGCTCTCGGCGGGCCACGGCTCCGCGCTGCTCTACTCCATGTTGCACCTCTGCGGCTACGGCCTCGGCATGGATGAGCTGAAGCAGTTCCGGCAGCTCGGCAGCCGCACGCCTGGCCACCCCGAATACGGTCACACGCCGGGCGTCGAAACGACCACTGGCCCGCTCGGCCAGGGCATTGCCACTGCCGTCGGAATGGCTGCCGCCGAACGCTTCCTCGCCACGAAACTCAACACGGCAGAGCGGGCACTCATCGACCACTTCACCTACGTCATCTGCGGCGACGGTGACCTCATGGAGGGCATCAGTTCGGAAGCCTCGTCGCTTGCCGGACACCTCAGGCTCGGGCGCCTCATCTGCCTCTACGACAGCAACCACATCAGCATCGAAGGCTCGACCGGTCTGGCCTTCACGGAGGATGTTGCCCGCCGCTACGAGGCGTACGGCTGGCACGTCCTGTCGCACATCGACGGCAACGACCTTGCGGCCATCGAGCAAGCAGTGCGCAATGCACAGGAGATCGACGACCGCCCGTCGCTCATCATCGTCAACACCACCATCGGCTACGGTAGCCCGCACAAGCAGGGCACCGCGTCAGCACACGGCGAGCCGCTTGGCCCGGAAGAAACGAAGCTGGTCAAGCAGGCTTTCGGGTTTGATGAAAATGAATCGTTCGTCGTGTCGGATCGTGTGTACGACCATTTTCACGCGATAGCCGAACGCGGCGCGGCGCTCGAAGCCGAATGGCAAACGCAGTGGCAGTCGTTCAGGCAGGAAGAACCCGGCCTCGCCTCGGCGCTGACCGACCTGCTCGCGGGCCGCTTCCCTGAATCGTGGCTGCCCGAAATGCCGAAATTCACGACTGGCGAAAAGCTCGCCACGCGGCAGGCATCGAAAAGCGTGCTTGCCAAAATCGCAGAAAAGGCGCCGCTGCTGGCGGGCGGCTCGGCTGACCTCGCCCCGTCGAACGGCACGCTCATCGGAGCCGCTTTCGAGGCTGGAAGCTACGGCGGCTCGACCTTCCACTTCGGCGTTCGGGAACACGCAATGGGCGCACTTGTCAACGGCATGGCACTCTCAAAAATGATGATCCCCTATGGCGCGACCTTCCTCGTCTTTGCCGATTACATGAAACCCGCGCTGCGCATCGCCGCAATGATGCAATCCCCCTCGATCTTCATCTTCACGCACGACAGCATCGGCCTTGGCGAGGACGGCCCAACCCACCAGCCCATCGAGCAGCTCGCCATGCTCCGCGCCATGCCGGGCTTCGACGTCTATCGCCCGGCGGACGCGAATGAAACGGCAGCGGCGTGGCTGCTCGCGCTGAAACGCCGCAAACCGGCAGCGCTCGTGCTCACACGCCAGGGTTTGCCAGTGCTCGACGACGCCGATGGACGCCTCCGCAACGGCGTGACAAAAGGCGGCTATGTGCTCGCGGAATGGGCAGATACGGACGACGACGACGACCGCCGGATCATTATCGTGGCGACGGGATCGGAGGTGCATCCCGCGCTCGAAGCAAAAACGCTGATCGAACAGGAGGGATTCGCGGCACGGGTGGTCTCGATGCCGTCGCGGGAGCTGTTCGCCGAGCAACCGGCGGAGTATCGCGCCGCCGTGCTGCCTCCGACGGTGCGGGCACGAGCCGTGGTCGAAGCCGCCGCGACCTTCGGCTGGCACGACATTGCGGGCGACGGCGGAATCGTGATCGGCATCGACCGCTTCGGCATGTCAGCCCCCAGCTCGCAGGTGATGGAGCACTTCGGCTTCACGGCGGAAAACATCGCCGCCCGCGCCCTCGAACTCCTGAACCGGAAATGA
- the pgl gene encoding 6-phosphogluconolactonase yields MTAMTHWISEPLDALLEKAVAFITDTAYRAVAERGRFTLVLSGGNTPRALHQKLARGIREERYLELGYKLPEEARRCTRNPDVIVPPWTHTLLFQGDERYLPPSHPDSNYGMARQTLIRNVCLKPSNIHRMPTESGDPEADAQRYEMLLKGLFHKRNSNNAPPSFDLILLGLGDDGHTASLMPDDKGALEEKERWVIAVNAPNGKPPGIRLTLTLPVINEARAVLFLVPPSRHELARSISNGERPELPAGMVKPRSGDVWWFVEGVV; encoded by the coding sequence ATGACCGCCATGACGCACTGGATCAGCGAACCGCTCGACGCGCTTCTCGAAAAAGCGGTCGCCTTCATCACCGACACGGCCTACCGCGCGGTCGCCGAGCGTGGCCGCTTCACCTTGGTGCTGTCGGGCGGCAACACCCCGCGAGCGCTACACCAGAAACTTGCGAGAGGCATCCGCGAAGAGCGCTACCTCGAACTCGGCTACAAACTGCCTGAAGAGGCGCGCCGCTGCACCCGCAATCCGGATGTGATCGTGCCGCCCTGGACGCACACGCTGCTCTTCCAGGGCGACGAGCGCTACCTGCCGCCGAGCCACCCCGACAGCAACTACGGCATGGCCCGCCAGACGCTCATCCGCAACGTCTGCCTCAAACCGTCGAACATCCACCGGATGCCGACCGAATCGGGCGACCCGGAAGCAGACGCCCAGCGCTACGAAATGCTGTTGAAAGGATTGTTCCACAAACGCAACAGTAACAACGCCCCACCATCGTTCGACCTCATCCTCCTCGGCCTCGGCGACGACGGCCACACCGCCTCGCTGATGCCTGATGATAAAGGAGCGCTCGAAGAAAAAGAGCGCTGGGTCATCGCCGTCAACGCCCCCAACGGCAAACCACCGGGGATAAGACTGACGCTGACGCTACCGGTCATCAACGAAGCAAGAGCGGTGCTCTTCCTCGTCCCGCCATCGCGCCACGAGCTTGCCCGCTCAATCAGCAACGGAGAAAGGCCGGAGCTGCCTGCGGGAATGGTGAAGCCGAGAAGTGGAGATGTGTGGTGGTTTGTGGAAGGGGTTGTTTGA
- the zwf gene encoding glucose-6-phosphate dehydrogenase, with translation MSGTLDNFTIVIFGASSDLASRKLFPSIFQLARWGHMPESFRLIGVGRQEQSHEEFRAFVRSRLLEHSPEAAGDAARLDAFCLRLFYARVDLDDPASYEVLRDEIMREEKVGGSTCRNLMFYLSIPPSLAPAVVRNLGKAGLGGREQSCTGWRKLIAEKPYGHDLESARELNRVINEVFEENQVYRIDHYLGKEPVQNIMVFRFSNGIFEPLWNRQYIAQVQITIAEDFGIRDRGAYYEESGLLRDIIQNHGLQLLTAIAMEPPVDLSADSIRDEKAKVLRSVRHFTPDSVRESVVIGQYEGYRNEKNVAPDSKVETFAAVKFHVDNWRWSGVPFYMKAGKNLAKRVTEIVITFRCPPQNYYGPSGGAACCTPNQVVLGIQPDETVAIRFGAKRPGEQMITDPVFMKFDYRDTFQGEGLTPYHRLLLDAIEGNQMNFIRKDSVEYSWEIIDSLKNSIDGQVPEQYPVHSWGPESSRIYG, from the coding sequence ATGAGCGGCACTCTCGACAACTTCACCATCGTCATCTTCGGCGCGAGCAGCGACCTGGCTTCGCGCAAGCTTTTTCCGTCGATTTTCCAGCTCGCGCGGTGGGGGCACATGCCTGAGAGCTTCCGGCTGATTGGCGTCGGGCGGCAGGAGCAAAGCCACGAGGAGTTCCGCGCGTTCGTCCGCAGTCGCCTGCTGGAGCACTCGCCCGAAGCCGCCGGTGACGCCGCGCGGCTCGACGCCTTCTGCCTCCGCCTCTTTTATGCCCGCGTCGATCTGGACGATCCGGCGAGCTACGAAGTGCTGCGCGACGAGATCATGCGCGAGGAAAAAGTGGGAGGGAGCACTTGCCGCAACCTGATGTTCTATCTGTCGATACCGCCGAGCCTTGCGCCTGCCGTGGTGCGCAATCTCGGCAAGGCCGGGCTGGGTGGACGTGAACAGTCGTGCACCGGGTGGCGCAAGCTCATCGCCGAAAAGCCCTACGGCCACGATCTCGAAAGCGCCCGCGAGCTGAACCGCGTTATCAACGAGGTGTTCGAGGAGAACCAGGTCTATCGCATCGACCACTACCTCGGCAAGGAGCCGGTGCAGAACATCATGGTGTTCCGCTTCTCGAACGGTATTTTCGAGCCGCTCTGGAACCGGCAGTATATCGCGCAGGTGCAGATCACCATCGCCGAGGATTTCGGCATCCGGGATCGCGGCGCGTACTACGAGGAGTCGGGACTTTTGCGTGACATCATCCAGAACCACGGCTTGCAGTTGCTCACGGCCATCGCGATGGAGCCGCCGGTCGATCTCAGCGCCGATTCGATCCGCGACGAGAAAGCGAAAGTTCTGCGTTCGGTGCGGCACTTCACTCCTGATTCGGTTCGGGAGTCGGTGGTGATCGGCCAATACGAGGGGTACCGCAACGAGAAAAATGTCGCGCCGGACTCGAAAGTCGAGACCTTCGCTGCCGTGAAGTTTCACGTGGATAACTGGCGTTGGTCGGGTGTGCCGTTCTACATGAAAGCGGGCAAGAATCTCGCCAAGCGCGTGACCGAAATCGTCATCACCTTCCGCTGCCCGCCGCAGAATTATTACGGCCCATCCGGCGGGGCGGCGTGCTGTACGCCGAACCAGGTGGTACTCGGCATCCAGCCCGACGAAACGGTTGCCATCCGCTTTGGCGCCAAGCGCCCCGGCGAGCAGATGATTACCGATCCGGTGTTCATGAAGTTCGACTACCGCGATACTTTTCAGGGCGAAGGTCTTACGCCGTACCACCGCCTCCTGCTCGATGCCATCGAGGGCAACCAGATGAACTTCATCCGCAAAGACAGCGTGGAGTACTCGTGGGAAATTATCGACAGCCTGAAAAATTCAATCGACGGCCAGGTTCCGGAGCAATATCCAGTTCATAGCTGGGGGCCGGAATCGTCGAGGATTTACGGGTGA
- the gnd gene encoding phosphogluconate dehydrogenase (NAD(+)-dependent, decarboxylating), whose product MKIGFVGLGKMGSNMVEHLLELGHEVVAFDLSAEAVKAIAAKGATAASSLQHLVGELAAPRVVWMMVPAGRPVDAVIDGLTPFLRAGDIVIDGGNSRYTDSVARAEKLRKQGIRMLDIGTSGGLDGARHGACMMAGGDREAYEHVEPVLRDLCVENGYGYMGASGSGHFVKMVHNGIEYGMMQAIGEGFELLRASGYDLDNQNVARVWSNGSVIRGWLMDLAGKAFAQGNDLGWLGGKVADSGEGRWTVEAAIELGVAVPIISGSLFRRFQSQNEEHFSDKVVAALRHEFGGHAYEKPGEGEGKA is encoded by the coding sequence ATGAAGATAGGCTTTGTAGGCCTCGGCAAGATGGGCTCCAATATGGTCGAGCATCTGCTTGAACTTGGTCACGAAGTAGTTGCATTCGATCTCTCGGCGGAAGCGGTCAAAGCGATTGCGGCCAAAGGGGCGACGGCGGCCAGTTCGTTGCAGCATCTGGTCGGTGAACTTGCCGCGCCGCGCGTCGTGTGGATGATGGTGCCTGCCGGTCGTCCGGTCGATGCGGTGATCGACGGTCTCACGCCGTTTCTCAGAGCGGGTGACATCGTTATCGACGGCGGCAACTCGCGCTACACCGACTCGGTCGCCCGAGCGGAAAAGCTTCGCAAGCAGGGCATCCGGATGCTCGACATCGGTACCAGCGGCGGGCTGGACGGCGCCCGGCACGGGGCGTGCATGATGGCCGGGGGCGACCGCGAGGCCTATGAGCACGTCGAGCCGGTGCTGCGCGACCTCTGCGTCGAGAACGGCTACGGCTATATGGGCGCGTCTGGCTCCGGGCACTTCGTGAAGATGGTGCACAACGGCATCGAATACGGCATGATGCAGGCGATCGGCGAAGGGTTCGAGCTGCTCCGGGCCAGCGGCTACGACCTCGATAACCAGAATGTGGCGCGGGTCTGGTCGAACGGTTCGGTCATCCGTGGCTGGCTCATGGATCTGGCGGGCAAGGCGTTCGCTCAGGGTAACGATCTCGGCTGGCTTGGCGGCAAGGTGGCCGATTCTGGCGAGGGGCGCTGGACGGTCGAGGCGGCCATCGAACTCGGCGTGGCGGTACCGATCATCTCTGGTTCGCTGTTCCGGCGCTTCCAGTCGCAGAACGAAGAACACTTTTCTGACAAGGTGGTTGCTGCGCTTCGCCACGAGTTCGGCGGGCACGCCTACGAGAAACCTGGCGAAGGGGAGGGCAAAGCATGA
- a CDS encoding glutamate-cysteine ligase family protein has product MSSNIAKTEFSEQDFRQFQQNLRKETLMLMEWFSEDVFENRQVMCGFELEGWLVDQNCNPAARNEELLARVNNPLVMAGLSKYNFELNVAPHPLNHCLPEFLRGELQTLWDSCSRHAREMGCQTLMVGILPTLQDRMLTLQNMSSMQRFHALNREILRTRSCHPLKINIEGPNDRLEVVHNDVMAEAAATSLQIHFQVPLSKTAAFYNVAHVLSAPMAALSANSPFLFGRELWDETRIPLLEQAAHTPSFVDPTGRPVSRVTFGRDYVRDSLKEVFLENLDGYPVLLPVTFNHDPGMMNHLRLHNGTIWRWNRPLIGFGENGRPHLRIEHRVPAAGPSIPDIIANILFFYGAMLHLQPEVPQASISFEEARTNFYAAARSGLDAQVRWTSGNSMPVETLILQHLIPGAILALAAAGFRSSDLRYYLVDILAQRVASHRNGAWWQKAFVKKHGPDFRMLTQAYLENQNLGTPVHEWSI; this is encoded by the coding sequence ATGAGCAGCAACATCGCAAAAACAGAGTTCAGCGAACAGGATTTCCGGCAGTTTCAGCAGAATCTCAGAAAAGAGACGCTGATGCTGATGGAGTGGTTTTCCGAAGACGTGTTCGAGAACCGCCAGGTAATGTGCGGCTTCGAACTCGAAGGATGGCTTGTCGATCAGAATTGCAATCCGGCGGCGCGAAACGAAGAGCTCCTCGCAAGGGTCAACAACCCGCTCGTGATGGCAGGGCTGTCGAAATACAACTTCGAACTCAACGTCGCACCCCATCCCCTCAATCACTGCCTTCCGGAGTTCCTGCGCGGCGAGCTTCAGACGCTCTGGGACTCCTGTTCCCGCCACGCCCGCGAAATGGGTTGCCAGACCCTGATGGTCGGCATTCTGCCCACCTTGCAAGACAGGATGCTGACCCTCCAGAACATGTCGTCGATGCAGCGCTTTCACGCCCTGAACCGTGAAATCCTGCGCACCAGATCATGCCATCCGCTCAAAATAAACATCGAAGGGCCGAATGACCGGCTGGAGGTGGTGCATAATGACGTCATGGCAGAGGCGGCGGCCACGTCGCTGCAGATTCACTTTCAGGTTCCGCTCAGCAAAACCGCTGCATTTTACAACGTCGCGCATGTGCTCTCGGCGCCAATGGCCGCCCTCTCGGCAAACTCGCCGTTCCTGTTCGGCAGGGAGCTGTGGGACGAGACCCGCATTCCGCTCCTCGAGCAGGCCGCGCACACCCCGTCGTTCGTCGATCCTACCGGCAGGCCGGTGTCGCGCGTCACCTTCGGGCGCGATTACGTACGCGATTCGCTGAAGGAGGTATTCCTCGAAAACCTCGATGGCTACCCGGTGCTCCTGCCGGTCACTTTCAACCACGATCCCGGCATGATGAACCATCTGCGGCTGCACAACGGCACCATCTGGCGCTGGAACCGTCCACTGATCGGCTTCGGTGAGAATGGCCGTCCACACCTGCGCATCGAACACCGGGTTCCAGCGGCGGGGCCGTCGATCCCCGACATCATCGCCAACATCCTCTTTTTCTACGGCGCGATGCTGCACCTGCAACCGGAGGTTCCGCAGGCCAGCATTTCGTTCGAAGAGGCCCGGACGAATTTCTACGCCGCCGCCCGCTCCGGCCTCGACGCGCAAGTCAGATGGACGTCGGGGAACTCGATGCCGGTCGAGACGCTCATTTTGCAGCACCTGATCCCCGGCGCGATTCTGGCGCTTGCCGCGGCGGGATTCAGAAGCAGCGACCTGCGCTATTACCTCGTCGATATTCTGGCGCAACGGGTGGCTTCGCACCGCAACGGCGCATGGTGGCAGAAGGCCTTCGTCAAAAAGCACGGCCCCGACTTCAGGATGCTGACGCAGGCATACCTCGAAAACCAGAACCTCGGAACTCCCGTCCACGAATGGAGCATCTGA